The stretch of DNA CTCGCTCGACGCGCTCGCCGGGATGGACGCGGCGGCACTCGAGCGGCGCTGGCGTCAGCTGTTCGGCGCAGCCCCACCTCCCGGCCTCCCGCCCGCGCAGCGCGCGCGGGTCATCGCCTACCGCCTGCAGGTCCTCGCCTACGGTGACCTCGACCGCGATACGGCACGAGCCCTCGATCGGCTCGTGCGAGTAAGGGATCAGCTGGACCAGGGAGGGGACGTTCTGCCGATCCGCGTGTCGGTGCCGGTGCCGGATCGGCGCGGGCACACCCCCGGTGTGACGCTCTCGCGGGAATGGGCGGGGGTGATGCACACCGTGCAGGTGCTGGAGGCCGGCTACGCCTGGAACGGTGCGACCTACGAAAGCCTGTCCCGGGTGGCGCGGCTCATCACCGGTACAAAGTGGAACGGCCCCCGCTTCTTCGGCCTACGCGCCAAAGCTGCTGGCGGTGCAGAGACACGAACGGGGAGGGTTGAGGCATGAGTGCCCGCTCCCCCAAACCACGGCAGACACCGCCTCCCGGCACACGGCCGACGCAGCGCTGCGCGATCTATACCCGGGTCTCGACCGAGCACGGGCTCGATCAGGAGTTCAACTCCCTCGACAACCAGCGAGAGGCGGCCGAGGCCTATGTCCGCTCCCAGGCGCACGAGGGCTGGCGTCTGCTGCCTGGCCGCTACGACGATGGCGGCTTCTCCGGCGGATCGCTCGAACGACCCGCCCTGCAGCGACTGTTGGCCGAGGTGCGAGCCCTGCGCGTCGACGTGATCGTCGTGTACAAGGTCGACAGGCTGACCCGGGCCCTGTCCGACTTCGCCAAGTTGGTCGAGCTGTTCGACGGACACAGCGTCTCGTTCGTGTCGGTGACCCAGGCATTCAACACCACCACCAGCATGGGGCGGCTCACGCTGAACGTGCTGCTGTCGTTCGCCCAGTTCGAGCGAGAGGTCACCGGCGAGCGCATCCGCGACAAGATCGCCGCGAGCAAGCGCAAGGGGATCTGGATGGGCGGGGTCGTGCCGCTCGGCTACCGGGTCGAGGGCCGAGCGCTGCACGTCGTCGAGGAGCACGCCGCCCTCGTCCGGGCGATCTTCGCGGGCTACCTCGCCCACGGCACGGTGGCGGGGCTGAAGCAGGACCTCGACGGGCAGGGTATCACCCTGCCAGCTCGCCGCGACGGGGCCGGGCGAGAGACCGGTGGAGGTCCTTTCTCACGCGGGCATCTGTACAAGCTGCTGGGCAATCCCCTCTACGTCGGTCAACTCCGGCACAAGGGGCAGGTCCATGAAGGCCAGCATCCCGCGATCGTGGACGAGGCGACATGGCAGGCCGTGCAGGATCGGCTCGCCACCAACCACCATCAGCATCACCGCACGCGAGCTGAGAGCGTGCATCTCCTCGCTGGGCGCCTGCGCGATGCCTGGGGCGAGTTGATGGTGCCGAGCCACGCCCAGAAGGGCGCGGTGCGCTACCGCTACTACGTCTCCCGGACAGTAGGGATAAACGACAAGCGGCTGCGCCTGCCCGCTGCATCGATCGAGGCGGTGGTCGTGGCCGGTCTGCGGAGCATCGCTGCACCGAGCCCAGCACCGCTTGATGACGCTGCCTTGGTCGTAGCTGAACTCGAGACGGTGACGGTGCATGCCGATCACCTCGTGCTGCAGTTCACCGGGGAGCGCCCTCCCCAGTCGCTGGCCTTCACGCATCAGCCGCAGCGGCGCCGCCAGGCGATCGTCGTACCGCCGGGCCGCGAGGGCGATCGGCTGCGGGCGATGAAGGCGGAAGATCGCACCCGCATGCTCTCAGGCATCGCCGCAGGCCGGACCTGGATGCGGGATCTCGTGGCCGGGCGAAGCGCGGGCATCGAAACGATCGCTTTGGCCGAGCAGCGCACCGAGCGCTCGGTGCGCATGACGCTGTCGCTCGCCCTGCTCTCCCCCCGCATCGTCCGCGCGATCGTCGAGGCGAGGCTGCCCCGGGGCATCGGCCTGCGCCATCTCTGCGAGCTGCCCCCCGCCTGGGACGCGCAAGAACGCTTCCTCGGCTTGTAACGTCTGAGCGTCTTGCCGGGGCTCCGTACGACTGACGCCATCGACTCCGGAAGCGATCAGGCGATCAGGCGCACCGCCATCCCGATCAGCACCGCGGCTCCCAAGCAGCGCCGCCATGGGTTGACCCCGCGCAGTAGCTCATCGCCCGCCCAGACCGCGAGGGCAATCCAGGATACGAGGTCCGCCTAACGGCCGACGGCGGTGTCCTCCCCCGCGATCCAGGCGACGGCCTGCATCAAGCCGAACAGCCACAGCGGCGTGTTCGGCCACTGGCCAATCACGATGCGCCCGCTGGTGCGGTCGCGGAAAAACCAATCGAGGGCCGCGGGCAGCATCGCAGGAAACGGGAATGAGGCCTGTGGAGACCGGGGGCAGAATGGCCGGTGATCCGGCCCCGGAGACGCGACAGAGACGCGGCTGAAGCAAGATGCTCGAGCTAAGCTACTGACAAGTCGAGTAGTTCGAAGACCACCGGGATCCTGCGATTTGCGCAAGGACCCCTGGTGGAGCTGAGGGGAATCGAACCCCTGACCTCCGCAGTGCGATTGCGGCGCTCTCCCATCTGAGCTACAGCCCCGTCGAGGCGCCGGCCTTGTAGGCGCGGGCGGCTCAGCCTGTCAATTCCTGTTTCACCGTCGCCCGCCACGCGCCGCTCCGGCGCTGGGTCGCGGGCGCCCCGAAGGATACGCGCGAACCCGCATGAACGCCCTGATCTGGCTCTTCGACACGGTCGTCCAGCTCTTCATCTACGTCCTCATCGCCAGCGCGGTCCTCAGCTGGCTCGTGGCCTTCAACGTGGTGAACGTGCGCAATCCGATCGTCGCGCAGATCGGCGAGGTGCTCTACCGGATCACCGAGCCGGTGCTGCGGCCGATCCGCAACCTGCTGCCCAATCTCGGTGGCGTCGACATCTCGCCGATCATCCTGATCCTGCTGCTGCTGTTCGTCAGCCGCCTGCTGCACGAATATGCCGTGCCCGCAACCTACGTTTACGCGCAGTAGGATCGATCGACCGTGAAGACGAATCCCGGCCGCTTCTTCGAGGATTTCCGCCTCGGCGAGACCATCCGCCACGCCACCCCGCGCACCGTGACGGTGGGGGACGTGGCGCTCTACACGGGCCTCTACGGGCCGCGCTTCGCCGTGCAGTCCTCGGACGCCTTCGCGCGCGCCTTCGGCTACCCGAAGAGCCCGCTCGACGACCTGCTCACCTTCCACATGGTGTTCGGCAAGACCGTGCCGGACGTCTCCCTCAACGCGCTCGCCAACCTCGGCTACGCCGAGGGCGGGTTCCGGCGGCCGGTCTATCCGGGCGAGACCCTGTCGACCGTCTCCGAGGTGATCGGCCTCAAGGAGAGCTCGAACCGCCAGACCGGCGTGGTCTACG from Methylobacterium sp. PvR107 encodes:
- a CDS encoding DUF2924 domain-containing protein, producing MARPRAITEGEADRVSASLDALAGMDAAALERRWRQLFGAAPPPGLPPAQRARVIAYRLQVLAYGDLDRDTARALDRLVRVRDQLDQGGDVLPIRVSVPVPDRRGHTPGVTLSREWAGVMHTVQVLEAGYAWNGATYESLSRVARLITGTKWNGPRFFGLRAKAAGGAETRTGRVEA
- a CDS encoding recombinase family protein, with protein sequence MSARSPKPRQTPPPGTRPTQRCAIYTRVSTEHGLDQEFNSLDNQREAAEAYVRSQAHEGWRLLPGRYDDGGFSGGSLERPALQRLLAEVRALRVDVIVVYKVDRLTRALSDFAKLVELFDGHSVSFVSVTQAFNTTTSMGRLTLNVLLSFAQFEREVTGERIRDKIAASKRKGIWMGGVVPLGYRVEGRALHVVEEHAALVRAIFAGYLAHGTVAGLKQDLDGQGITLPARRDGAGRETGGGPFSRGHLYKLLGNPLYVGQLRHKGQVHEGQHPAIVDEATWQAVQDRLATNHHQHHRTRAESVHLLAGRLRDAWGELMVPSHAQKGAVRYRYYVSRTVGINDKRLRLPAASIEAVVVAGLRSIAAPSPAPLDDAALVVAELETVTVHADHLVLQFTGERPPQSLAFTHQPQRRRQAIVVPPGREGDRLRAMKAEDRTRMLSGIAAGRTWMRDLVAGRSAGIETIALAEQRTERSVRMTLSLALLSPRIVRAIVEARLPRGIGLRHLCELPPAWDAQERFLGL
- a CDS encoding YggT family protein, whose product is MNALIWLFDTVVQLFIYVLIASAVLSWLVAFNVVNVRNPIVAQIGEVLYRITEPVLRPIRNLLPNLGGVDISPIILILLLLFVSRLLHEYAVPATYVYAQ